The Eubacterium ventriosum genome includes the window GAAAGATTATTGAAGAAAAAATGGAAGAAGTTAAGGCAGAACTTCAGGCTAAGGCTAGAGAAGCTAAGTTGAAAGCAGAAGTTATTGACGTTACTCTTCCGGCTAAGAAGAATAAAATCGGACATAAGCATCCTAATACATTAGCTCTTGAAGAATTAGAGAGAATTTTTACAGGTATGGGATACGAAGTTGTAGAAGGTCCTGAAGTAGAATATGACCATTATAACTTTGAAGCTTTAAATATTCCTGACAATCATCCTGCAAAAGATGAACAGGATACTTTCTATATAAATAAGAACATTGTACTTAGAACACAGACTTCTTCAGTACAGGCAAGAGTAATGGAAAAAACTCAGCCACCTATCAGAATTATTTCTCCGGGTAGAGTTTTCCGTTCAGACCAGGTAGATGCAACACATTCACCTTCATTCCATCAGGTTGAAGGTCTTGCAATCGACAAGAACATTAATTTCTCAGACTTAAAGGGAACATTGGCAGAATTTGCCAAGGAACTTTTTGGACCTGAAACAAAGACTAAATTCAGACCTCATCATTTCCCATTTACTGAGCCAAGTGCAGAAATGGACGTTTCATGCTTTAAGTGTGGTGGAAAAGGATGTAGATTCTGTAAGGGTGAAGGCTGGATTGAAATTCTTGGTTGTGGTATGGTTCATCCACACGTACTTGAAATGTGCGGTATTGATCCTAAGGAATATCAGGGATTTGCCTTCGGTGTAGGTCTTGAAAGAATTGCATTATTAAAATATGAAATAGATGATATGAGACTGTTATACGAAAACGATGATCGTTTCCTGAACCAGTTCTAGTTAGCAGGAAGGAGAAATAAAAATGAATACACCATTATCTTGGATTAAAGCATACGTTCCTGAACTTGAATGTACTGATCAGGAATACATGGATGCAATGACATTGTCAGGTACAAAATGTGAAGGCTTTGAAAGACTTGATGCAGACCTTGACAAAATCGTTGTTGGACAGATTGAAAAAATAGAAAAACACCCTGACGCAGATAAGCTTGTTATTTGTCAG containing:
- the pheS gene encoding phenylalanine--tRNA ligase subunit alpha; the encoded protein is MKEKLQAIREDAISKITASDNLDKLNQIRVEVLGKKGQLTEVLKGMKDVAPEDRPKVGQLVNDTRKIIEEKMEEVKAELQAKAREAKLKAEVIDVTLPAKKNKIGHKHPNTLALEELERIFTGMGYEVVEGPEVEYDHYNFEALNIPDNHPAKDEQDTFYINKNIVLRTQTSSVQARVMEKTQPPIRIISPGRVFRSDQVDATHSPSFHQVEGLAIDKNINFSDLKGTLAEFAKELFGPETKTKFRPHHFPFTEPSAEMDVSCFKCGGKGCRFCKGEGWIEILGCGMVHPHVLEMCGIDPKEYQGFAFGVGLERIALLKYEIDDMRLLYENDDRFLNQF